A genomic region of Saccopteryx bilineata isolate mSacBil1 chromosome 1, mSacBil1_pri_phased_curated, whole genome shotgun sequence contains the following coding sequences:
- the GCLC gene encoding glutamate--cysteine ligase catalytic subunit isoform X2: protein MGLLSQGSPLSWEETKRHADHVRRHGILQFLHIYHAVKDRHKDVLKWGDEVEYMLVSFDHENEKVQLVLSGEEVLESLQEKGERTNPNHPTLWRPEYGSYMIEGTPGQPYGGTMSEFNTVEDNMRKRRKEATSLLKENQAVCTITSFPRLGCSGFTLPECRPSPVEGGASKSLFFPDEAINKHPRFSTLTRNIRHRRGEKVVINVPIFKDKNTPSPFMETFPEDDEAAKAAKPDHIYMDAMGFGMGNCCLQVTFQACSISEARYLYDQLATICPIVMALSAASPFYRGYVSDIDCRWGVISASVDDRTREERGLEPLKNNNYRISKSRYDSIDSYLSECGEKYNDIDLTIDKEIYEQLLQEGIDHLLAQHVAHLFIRDPLTLFEEKIHLDDANESDHFENIQSTNWQTMRFKPPPPNSDIGWRVEFRPMEVQLTDFENSAYVVFVVLLTRVILSYKLDFLIPLSKVDENMKAAQKRDAVLRGLFYFRKDICKGGNAVVDGCGKAPNSTELAAEEYTLMSIDTIINGKEGVFPGLIPILNSYLENMEVDVDTRCSILKYLKLIKKRASGELMTVARWMREFIANHPDYKQDSVITDKVNYSLIVKCNQIADELCECPELLGPACKKVKYSGSKSDPST from the exons GTGGAGTACATGTTGGTGTCTTTTGACCATGAAAATGAAAAGGTCCAGTTGGTCCTGTCTGGAGAGGAAGTTCTTGAAAGTCtacaagaaaagggggaaaggacaaACCCAAA CCACCCTACACTTTGGAGACCGGAGTACGGGAGTTACATGATTGAAGGGACGCCTGGACAGCCGTACGGAGGGACCATGTCAGAGTTCAACACCGTGGAAGACAACATGAGGAAGCGCCGGAAGGAGGCGACgtctttattaaaagaaaatcaggCTGTTTGCACAATAACTTCATTTCCCAG ATTAGGCTGTTCTGGGTTCACGCTGCCCGAGTGCAGACCCAGCCCAGTCGAAGGAGGCGCTTCCAAGTCCCTCTTCTTTCCGGATGAAGCCATCAACAAGCACCCCCGCTTCAG CACCCTAACAAGAAATATCCGACACCGGCGAGGAGAGAAGGTGGTCATCAATGTTCCGA tatttaaggATAAGAACACACCATCACCGTTTATGGAAACGTTTCCTGAGGATGACGAGGCGGCGAAGGCGGCGAAGCCCGATCACATTTACATGGACGCCATGGGATTTGGGATGGGCAACTGCTGTCTGCAG GTGACATTCCAAGCCTGCAGCATATCTGAGGCTAGATACCTATATGATCAGTTGGCCACCATCTGCCCAATTGTC atggCTTTGAGTGCTGCGTCACCTTTTTACCGAGGCTATGTGTCAGACATTGATTGTCGCTGGGGAGTGATTTCTGCATCTGTAGACGACAGAACCCGGGAGGAGAGAGGACTGGAG ccactgAAGAACAATAACTATAGGATTAGTAAATCTCGATATGATTCCATAGACAGTTACTTATCCGAGTGTGGTGAGAAATACAACGACATCGACTTGACAATAGATAAAGAAATCTACGAACAACTGTTGCAGGAAG GCATTGACCATCTCCTGGCCCAGCACGTCGCTCATCTCTTTATTAGGGACCCACTGACTCTGTTCGAAGAGAAGATACACCTGGATGATGCCAACGAGTCTGACCACTTTGAG AATATTCAGTCCACAAATTGGCAGACAATGAGATTTAAACCTCCCCCTCCAAACTCAGATATTGGATGGAGAGTGGAATTCCGACCTATGGAG GTTCAGCTAACAGACTTTGAGAATTCTGCGTATGTGGTGTTCGTGGTGCTGCTCACTCGAGTGATCCTTTCGTACAAACTGGATTTTCTCATTCCACTGTCCAAG GTTGACGAGAACATGAAGGCAGCACAGAAACGGGACGCTGTCCTGCGGGGACTGTTCTACTTCAGGAAGGACATTTGCAAAG GTGGCAACGCCGTGGTGGACGGCTGTGGCAAGGCCCCGAACAGCACGGAGCTGGCCGCGGAGGAGTACACCCTGATGAGCATCGACACCATCATCAACGGGAAG GAAGGGGTGTTTCCTGGGCTGATCCCGATTCTGAACTCCTACCTTGAAAACATGGAAGTGGATGTGGACACCAGATGTAGTATTCTGAAATACCTGAAGCTGATTAAGAAGAGAGCATCTG gagaACTAATGACAGTTGCAAGATGGATGCGGGAGTTTATTGCAAACCATCCTGACTACAAGCAAGACAGTGTGATAACTGATAAAGTGAACTACAGCCTGATTGTCAAGTGTAACCAAATTGCAGATGAATTATGCGAATGCCCAGAGTTACTTGGACCGGCGTGTAAGAAAGTGAAATACAGCGGGAGTAAAAGCGACCCTTCCACCTAG
- the GCLC gene encoding glutamate--cysteine ligase catalytic subunit isoform X1, which produces MGLLSQGSPLSWEETKRHADHVRRHGILQFLHIYHAVKDRHKDVLKWGDEVEYMLVSFDHENEKVQLVLSGEEVLESLQEKGERTNPNHPTLWRPEYGSYMIEGTPGQPYGGTMSEFNTVEDNMRKRRKEATSLLKENQAVCTITSFPRLGCSGFTLPECRPSPVEGGASKSLFFPDEAINKHPRFSTLTRNIRHRRGEKVVINVPIFKDKNTPSPFMETFPEDDEAAKAAKPDHIYMDAMGFGMGNCCLQVTFQACSISEARYLYDQLATICPIVMALSAASPFYRGYVSDIDCRWGVISASVDDRTREERGLEPLKNNNYRISKSRYDSIDSYLSECGEKYNDIDLTIDKEIYEQLLQEGIDHLLAQHVAHLFIRDPLTLFEEKIHLDDANESDHFENIQSTNWQTMRFKPPPPNSDIGWRVEFRPMEVQLTDFENSAYVVFVVLLTRVILSYKLDFLIPLSKVDENMKAAQKRDAVLRGLFYFRKDICKAGGNAVVDGCGKAPNSTELAAEEYTLMSIDTIINGKEGVFPGLIPILNSYLENMEVDVDTRCSILKYLKLIKKRASGELMTVARWMREFIANHPDYKQDSVITDKVNYSLIVKCNQIADELCECPELLGPACKKVKYSGSKSDPST; this is translated from the exons GTGGAGTACATGTTGGTGTCTTTTGACCATGAAAATGAAAAGGTCCAGTTGGTCCTGTCTGGAGAGGAAGTTCTTGAAAGTCtacaagaaaagggggaaaggacaaACCCAAA CCACCCTACACTTTGGAGACCGGAGTACGGGAGTTACATGATTGAAGGGACGCCTGGACAGCCGTACGGAGGGACCATGTCAGAGTTCAACACCGTGGAAGACAACATGAGGAAGCGCCGGAAGGAGGCGACgtctttattaaaagaaaatcaggCTGTTTGCACAATAACTTCATTTCCCAG ATTAGGCTGTTCTGGGTTCACGCTGCCCGAGTGCAGACCCAGCCCAGTCGAAGGAGGCGCTTCCAAGTCCCTCTTCTTTCCGGATGAAGCCATCAACAAGCACCCCCGCTTCAG CACCCTAACAAGAAATATCCGACACCGGCGAGGAGAGAAGGTGGTCATCAATGTTCCGA tatttaaggATAAGAACACACCATCACCGTTTATGGAAACGTTTCCTGAGGATGACGAGGCGGCGAAGGCGGCGAAGCCCGATCACATTTACATGGACGCCATGGGATTTGGGATGGGCAACTGCTGTCTGCAG GTGACATTCCAAGCCTGCAGCATATCTGAGGCTAGATACCTATATGATCAGTTGGCCACCATCTGCCCAATTGTC atggCTTTGAGTGCTGCGTCACCTTTTTACCGAGGCTATGTGTCAGACATTGATTGTCGCTGGGGAGTGATTTCTGCATCTGTAGACGACAGAACCCGGGAGGAGAGAGGACTGGAG ccactgAAGAACAATAACTATAGGATTAGTAAATCTCGATATGATTCCATAGACAGTTACTTATCCGAGTGTGGTGAGAAATACAACGACATCGACTTGACAATAGATAAAGAAATCTACGAACAACTGTTGCAGGAAG GCATTGACCATCTCCTGGCCCAGCACGTCGCTCATCTCTTTATTAGGGACCCACTGACTCTGTTCGAAGAGAAGATACACCTGGATGATGCCAACGAGTCTGACCACTTTGAG AATATTCAGTCCACAAATTGGCAGACAATGAGATTTAAACCTCCCCCTCCAAACTCAGATATTGGATGGAGAGTGGAATTCCGACCTATGGAG GTTCAGCTAACAGACTTTGAGAATTCTGCGTATGTGGTGTTCGTGGTGCTGCTCACTCGAGTGATCCTTTCGTACAAACTGGATTTTCTCATTCCACTGTCCAAG GTTGACGAGAACATGAAGGCAGCACAGAAACGGGACGCTGTCCTGCGGGGACTGTTCTACTTCAGGAAGGACATTTGCAAAG CAGGTGGCAACGCCGTGGTGGACGGCTGTGGCAAGGCCCCGAACAGCACGGAGCTGGCCGCGGAGGAGTACACCCTGATGAGCATCGACACCATCATCAACGGGAAG GAAGGGGTGTTTCCTGGGCTGATCCCGATTCTGAACTCCTACCTTGAAAACATGGAAGTGGATGTGGACACCAGATGTAGTATTCTGAAATACCTGAAGCTGATTAAGAAGAGAGCATCTG gagaACTAATGACAGTTGCAAGATGGATGCGGGAGTTTATTGCAAACCATCCTGACTACAAGCAAGACAGTGTGATAACTGATAAAGTGAACTACAGCCTGATTGTCAAGTGTAACCAAATTGCAGATGAATTATGCGAATGCCCAGAGTTACTTGGACCGGCGTGTAAGAAAGTGAAATACAGCGGGAGTAAAAGCGACCCTTCCACCTAG
- the GCLC gene encoding glutamate--cysteine ligase catalytic subunit isoform X3 encodes MIFRTTWQFLPETKPAGILTGIALNLQVEYMLVSFDHENEKVQLVLSGEEVLESLQEKGERTNPNHPTLWRPEYGSYMIEGTPGQPYGGTMSEFNTVEDNMRKRRKEATSLLKENQAVCTITSFPRLGCSGFTLPECRPSPVEGGASKSLFFPDEAINKHPRFSTLTRNIRHRRGEKVVINVPIFKDKNTPSPFMETFPEDDEAAKAAKPDHIYMDAMGFGMGNCCLQVTFQACSISEARYLYDQLATICPIVMALSAASPFYRGYVSDIDCRWGVISASVDDRTREERGLEPLKNNNYRISKSRYDSIDSYLSECGEKYNDIDLTIDKEIYEQLLQEGIDHLLAQHVAHLFIRDPLTLFEEKIHLDDANESDHFENIQSTNWQTMRFKPPPPNSDIGWRVEFRPMEVQLTDFENSAYVVFVVLLTRVILSYKLDFLIPLSKVDENMKAAQKRDAVLRGLFYFRKDICKAGGNAVVDGCGKAPNSTELAAEEYTLMSIDTIINGKEGVFPGLIPILNSYLENMEVDVDTRCSILKYLKLIKKRASGELMTVARWMREFIANHPDYKQDSVITDKVNYSLIVKCNQIADELCECPELLGPACKKVKYSGSKSDPST; translated from the exons ATGATTTTTAGAACAACTTGGCAATTTCTACCAGAAACAAAACCTGCTGGGATTTTGactgggattgcattgaatctgcag GTGGAGTACATGTTGGTGTCTTTTGACCATGAAAATGAAAAGGTCCAGTTGGTCCTGTCTGGAGAGGAAGTTCTTGAAAGTCtacaagaaaagggggaaaggacaaACCCAAA CCACCCTACACTTTGGAGACCGGAGTACGGGAGTTACATGATTGAAGGGACGCCTGGACAGCCGTACGGAGGGACCATGTCAGAGTTCAACACCGTGGAAGACAACATGAGGAAGCGCCGGAAGGAGGCGACgtctttattaaaagaaaatcaggCTGTTTGCACAATAACTTCATTTCCCAG ATTAGGCTGTTCTGGGTTCACGCTGCCCGAGTGCAGACCCAGCCCAGTCGAAGGAGGCGCTTCCAAGTCCCTCTTCTTTCCGGATGAAGCCATCAACAAGCACCCCCGCTTCAG CACCCTAACAAGAAATATCCGACACCGGCGAGGAGAGAAGGTGGTCATCAATGTTCCGA tatttaaggATAAGAACACACCATCACCGTTTATGGAAACGTTTCCTGAGGATGACGAGGCGGCGAAGGCGGCGAAGCCCGATCACATTTACATGGACGCCATGGGATTTGGGATGGGCAACTGCTGTCTGCAG GTGACATTCCAAGCCTGCAGCATATCTGAGGCTAGATACCTATATGATCAGTTGGCCACCATCTGCCCAATTGTC atggCTTTGAGTGCTGCGTCACCTTTTTACCGAGGCTATGTGTCAGACATTGATTGTCGCTGGGGAGTGATTTCTGCATCTGTAGACGACAGAACCCGGGAGGAGAGAGGACTGGAG ccactgAAGAACAATAACTATAGGATTAGTAAATCTCGATATGATTCCATAGACAGTTACTTATCCGAGTGTGGTGAGAAATACAACGACATCGACTTGACAATAGATAAAGAAATCTACGAACAACTGTTGCAGGAAG GCATTGACCATCTCCTGGCCCAGCACGTCGCTCATCTCTTTATTAGGGACCCACTGACTCTGTTCGAAGAGAAGATACACCTGGATGATGCCAACGAGTCTGACCACTTTGAG AATATTCAGTCCACAAATTGGCAGACAATGAGATTTAAACCTCCCCCTCCAAACTCAGATATTGGATGGAGAGTGGAATTCCGACCTATGGAG GTTCAGCTAACAGACTTTGAGAATTCTGCGTATGTGGTGTTCGTGGTGCTGCTCACTCGAGTGATCCTTTCGTACAAACTGGATTTTCTCATTCCACTGTCCAAG GTTGACGAGAACATGAAGGCAGCACAGAAACGGGACGCTGTCCTGCGGGGACTGTTCTACTTCAGGAAGGACATTTGCAAAG CAGGTGGCAACGCCGTGGTGGACGGCTGTGGCAAGGCCCCGAACAGCACGGAGCTGGCCGCGGAGGAGTACACCCTGATGAGCATCGACACCATCATCAACGGGAAG GAAGGGGTGTTTCCTGGGCTGATCCCGATTCTGAACTCCTACCTTGAAAACATGGAAGTGGATGTGGACACCAGATGTAGTATTCTGAAATACCTGAAGCTGATTAAGAAGAGAGCATCTG gagaACTAATGACAGTTGCAAGATGGATGCGGGAGTTTATTGCAAACCATCCTGACTACAAGCAAGACAGTGTGATAACTGATAAAGTGAACTACAGCCTGATTGTCAAGTGTAACCAAATTGCAGATGAATTATGCGAATGCCCAGAGTTACTTGGACCGGCGTGTAAGAAAGTGAAATACAGCGGGAGTAAAAGCGACCCTTCCACCTAG